A region from the Vanacampus margaritifer isolate UIUO_Vmar chromosome 5, RoL_Vmar_1.0, whole genome shotgun sequence genome encodes:
- the LOC144052596 gene encoding multidrug and toxin extrusion protein 1-like isoform X2 — MEKATSDKIFCCKWMRRKLPRALREEVYHLLRMMGPLLLARILSYLLPFVVTMFCGRLTNEVMAGYGLASATINVTTASTGLGLGFALDTLVAQTFGGRNLLRVGVILQRGVIILLLFCLPCWGLLLNAQSLLLLMGQEPEVTRIAQLYITAYLPAIPAMFLHHLQVSYLQNQGIILPQMYAAALANVANLLTNYIFIIVLDLGVYGSAAASTLSEIYICAFLFAYIWWKKLHKTTWGGWSVESLQEWGSFMKLAIPSTLMTCFEWWIYDFGGFFAGMLGKDELAVHHALITVGNLNYMVTLGIQAAACARVGNALGAGDTAGALLTCKVALALSVGIALVQATILGSTKSIIGFLFTSDPNIINLLSRLMSIYCFLQLFDGLVGVSGGIFMGTGKQKIPAVANFISYYCIGLSIGVVLMFVAKLNILGFWLGLLICVVLNSAFSVLVIFKLNWKSITHEALTRAQTKTNVPLLNTSAAANNQSGEQTQLQHKSMEGFVHVNGECPDGGSKTPPGDREDAGHLSISQLVLRRGITMVTALGLLAVGACVHFLVPPPESPLLLHANLTSMNATYSPMQTVTMLDW, encoded by the exons ATGGAGAAGGCCACCAGCGACAAGATTTTCTGCTGCAAATGGATGCGCCGCAAGCTCCCCCGGGCCCTCAGGGAGGAGGTCTACCACCTCTTGAGGATGATGGGGCCCCTG TTGCTGGCTCGGATTCTCAGCTACCTGCTTCCGTTCGTGGTGACCATGTTCTGCGGACGCCTGACCAACGAGGTGATGGCCGGCTACGGATTAGCGTCCGCC ACCATCAATGTGACCACCGCATCAACAGGCCTGGGTTTGGGCTTCGCGCTTGATACTTTGGTCGCTCAG ACTTTCGGCGGGAGGAACCTGCTGCGCGTGGGCGTGATCCTGCAGCGGGGCGTCATCATCCTGCTGTTGTTCTGTCTGCCCTGCTGGGGTCTCCTCCTCAACGCACAGAGCCTCCTGCTGCTCATGGGCCAGGAGCCCGAGGTCACCCG AATCGCGCAGTTGTACATCACCGCATACCTCCCGGCAATACCT GCAATGTTTCTACATCACCTGCAGGTGTCCTACCTTCAGAATCag GGGATAATACTACCACAGATGTATGCCGCCGCCCTGGCAAACGTGGCAAACTTGCTGACAAACTACATCTTCATTATTGTGCTCGATCTCGGAGTGTA tggatCTGCAGCAGCGAGCACCCTATCAGAAATCTACATCTGTGCCTTCCTGTTTGCTTACATCTGGTGGAAGAAGCTGCATAAAACGACATGGGGAG GCTGGTCTGTGGAGTCGCTGCAAGAATGGGGCTCCTTCATGAAACTGGCCATCCCCAGCACACTCATGACATGTTTTGAATGGTGGATTTATGACTTTGGGGGCTTCTTTGCAG GAATGCTGGGTAAAGATGAACTGGCAGTCCACCATGCTTTGATAACAGTGGGAAACTTAAATTACATG GTGACGCTCGGCATCCAGGCGGCGGCATGCGCTCGCGTGGGCAACGCCCTCGGCGCCGGGGACACTGCAGGAGCGCTCCTCACCTGCAAAGTGGCGTTGGCGCTTTCAG TCGGCATAGCCCTTGTGCAAGCAACCATACTCGGGTCGACCAAATCCATCATCGGCTTTCTCTTTACCTCTGATCC AAACATCATCAACCTGCTGTCTCGCTTGATGAGCATTTATTGCTTCCTACAGTTATTTGATGGCTTGGTG GGTGTGTCCGGAGGCATCTTTATGGGAACTGGGAAGCAAAAGATACCCGCGGTGGCTAACTTCATCAGCTACTACTGCATCGGCCTCTCCATCGGTGTTGTTCTGATGTTTGTGGCCAAACTCAACATTTTAG GTTTCTGGCTGGGGCTTCTCATTTGTGTGGTTCTAAATTCTGCCTTCTCCGTCTTGGTCATCTTCAAACTCAACTGGAAGAGCATCACACATGAG GCGCTGACACGAGCCCAGACAAAGACAAATGTGCCGTTACTCAACACAAGCGCTGCAGCTAATAACCAAAGTGGAGAGCAGACACAACTACAGCACAAG tcaatgGAGGGCTTCGTACATGTGAACGGCGAATGTCCCGACGGCGGCTCAAAGACTCCGCCCGGCGACAGGGAGGACGCCGGGCACCTCTCCATTTCCCAGCTGGTTCTCCGCCGAGGCATCACCATGGTTACGGCACTGGGCCTCTTGGCAGTGGGCGCTTGCGTGCACTTCCTGGTCCCGCCGCCCGAGAGCCCGCTGCTGCTTCACGCCAACCTGACGAGCATGAATGCCACATACAGTCCGATGCAAACTGTTACAATGCTGGATTGGTGA
- the LOC144052596 gene encoding multidrug and toxin extrusion protein 1-like isoform X1: MFCGRLTNEVMAGYGLASATINVTTASTGLGLGFALDTLVAQTFGGRNLLRVGVILQRGVIILLLFCLPCWGLLLNAQSLLLLMGQEPEVTRIAQLYITAYLPAIPVSCFQWWAGFYDCDVLESETKAMFLHHLQVSYLQNQGIILPQMYAAALANVANLLTNYIFIIVLDLGVYGSAAASTLSEIYICAFLFAYIWWKKLHKTTWGGWSVESLQEWGSFMKLAIPSTLMTCFEWWIYDFGGFFAGMLGKDELAVHHALITVGNLNYMVTLGIQAAACARVGNALGAGDTAGALLTCKVALALSVGIALVQATILGSTKSIIGFLFTSDPNIINLLSRLMSIYCFLQLFDGLVGVSGGIFMGTGKQKIPAVANFISYYCIGLSIGVVLMFVAKLNILGFWLGLLICVVLNSAFSVLVIFKLNWKSITHEALTRAQTKTNVPLLNTSAAANNQSGEQTQLQHKSMEGFVHVNGECPDGGSKTPPGDREDAGHLSISQLVLRRGITMVTALGLLAVGACVHFLVPPPESPLLLHANLTSMNATYSPMQTVTMLDW, from the exons ATGTTCTGCGGACGCCTGACCAACGAGGTGATGGCCGGCTACGGATTAGCGTCCGCC ACCATCAATGTGACCACCGCATCAACAGGCCTGGGTTTGGGCTTCGCGCTTGATACTTTGGTCGCTCAG ACTTTCGGCGGGAGGAACCTGCTGCGCGTGGGCGTGATCCTGCAGCGGGGCGTCATCATCCTGCTGTTGTTCTGTCTGCCCTGCTGGGGTCTCCTCCTCAACGCACAGAGCCTCCTGCTGCTCATGGGCCAGGAGCCCGAGGTCACCCG AATCGCGCAGTTGTACATCACCGCATACCTCCCGGCAATACCTGTAAGTTGTTTTCAGTGGTGGGCCGGTTTCTATGATTGTGACGTGTTGGAATCTGAGACCAAG GCAATGTTTCTACATCACCTGCAGGTGTCCTACCTTCAGAATCag GGGATAATACTACCACAGATGTATGCCGCCGCCCTGGCAAACGTGGCAAACTTGCTGACAAACTACATCTTCATTATTGTGCTCGATCTCGGAGTGTA tggatCTGCAGCAGCGAGCACCCTATCAGAAATCTACATCTGTGCCTTCCTGTTTGCTTACATCTGGTGGAAGAAGCTGCATAAAACGACATGGGGAG GCTGGTCTGTGGAGTCGCTGCAAGAATGGGGCTCCTTCATGAAACTGGCCATCCCCAGCACACTCATGACATGTTTTGAATGGTGGATTTATGACTTTGGGGGCTTCTTTGCAG GAATGCTGGGTAAAGATGAACTGGCAGTCCACCATGCTTTGATAACAGTGGGAAACTTAAATTACATG GTGACGCTCGGCATCCAGGCGGCGGCATGCGCTCGCGTGGGCAACGCCCTCGGCGCCGGGGACACTGCAGGAGCGCTCCTCACCTGCAAAGTGGCGTTGGCGCTTTCAG TCGGCATAGCCCTTGTGCAAGCAACCATACTCGGGTCGACCAAATCCATCATCGGCTTTCTCTTTACCTCTGATCC AAACATCATCAACCTGCTGTCTCGCTTGATGAGCATTTATTGCTTCCTACAGTTATTTGATGGCTTGGTG GGTGTGTCCGGAGGCATCTTTATGGGAACTGGGAAGCAAAAGATACCCGCGGTGGCTAACTTCATCAGCTACTACTGCATCGGCCTCTCCATCGGTGTTGTTCTGATGTTTGTGGCCAAACTCAACATTTTAG GTTTCTGGCTGGGGCTTCTCATTTGTGTGGTTCTAAATTCTGCCTTCTCCGTCTTGGTCATCTTCAAACTCAACTGGAAGAGCATCACACATGAG GCGCTGACACGAGCCCAGACAAAGACAAATGTGCCGTTACTCAACACAAGCGCTGCAGCTAATAACCAAAGTGGAGAGCAGACACAACTACAGCACAAG tcaatgGAGGGCTTCGTACATGTGAACGGCGAATGTCCCGACGGCGGCTCAAAGACTCCGCCCGGCGACAGGGAGGACGCCGGGCACCTCTCCATTTCCCAGCTGGTTCTCCGCCGAGGCATCACCATGGTTACGGCACTGGGCCTCTTGGCAGTGGGCGCTTGCGTGCACTTCCTGGTCCCGCCGCCCGAGAGCCCGCTGCTGCTTCACGCCAACCTGACGAGCATGAATGCCACATACAGTCCGATGCAAACTGTTACAATGCTGGATTGGTGA